Proteins found in one Orcinus orca chromosome 11, mOrcOrc1.1, whole genome shotgun sequence genomic segment:
- the LOC125960414 gene encoding YTH domain-containing family protein 3-like codes for MFYLDLTLLHRAEETGEESFSVQNGSIHQKDAVNDDDFEPYLSSQTNQNNSYPPMSDPYMPSYYAPSIGFPYSLGEAAWSTAGDQPMPYLTTYGQMSNGEHHYIPDGVFSQPGALGNTPPFLGQHGFNFFPGNADFSTWGTSGSQGQSTQSSAYSSSYGYPPSSLGRAITDGQAGFGNDTLSKVPGVSSIEQGMTGLKIGGDLTAAVTKTVGTALSSSGMTSIAANSVPPVSSAAPKPTSWAAIARKPAKPQPKLKPKGSVGIGGSAVPPPPIKHNMNIGTWDEKGSVVKAPAAQPVLPPQTLVQQPQPLIQPPPLVQGQLPPPQPQPQPGAQPQAQPHQAQPQPQPQPLQNRWLAPRNRGAGFHQNSGGGGENFGLGVVPASASPSSVEVHPVLEKLKAINNYNPKDFDWNLKNGRVFIIKSYSEDDIHRSIKYSIWCSTEHGNKRLDAAYRSLNGKGPLYLLFSVNGSGHFCGVAEMKSVVDYNAYAGVWSQDKWKGKFEVKWIFVKDVPNNQLRHIRLENNDNKPVTNSRDTQEVPLEKAKQVLKIIATFKHTTSIFDDFAHYEKRQEEEEAMRRERNRNKQ; via the exons ATGTTCTATCTTGATTTGACTCTGCTTCATAGAGCAGAGGAAACAGGCGAAGAATCATTTTCAGTACAAAACGGTTCGATTCATCAAAAAGATGCTGTAAATGATGATGATTTTGAGCCATACTTGAGTAGCCAGACAAATC AGAATAACAGCTATCCACCAATGTCAGATCCATACATGCCTAGTTACTATGCTCCATCCATTGGATTTCCATATTCTCTTGGGGAAGCAGCATGGTCCACAGCTGGAGACCAACCTATGCCATATCTGACAACCTATGGACAAATGAGTAATGGAGAACATCATTATATACCAGATGGTGTGTTTAGTCAACCTGGGGCATTAGGAAATACCCCTCCATTTCTTGGTCAACATGGATTTAACTTTTTTCCTGGTAATGCTGATTTCTCTACATGGGGGACAAGTGGATCTCAGGGACAATCAACACAAAGTTCTGCTTATAGTAGCAGTTACGGCTATCCACCTAGTTCTCTTGGGAGAGCTATTACTGATGGACAggctggatttggcaatgatacTTTGAGTAAGGTGCCTGGCGTTAGCAGTATTGAGCAAGGCATGACTGGACTGAAAATTGGTGGTGACCTGACAGCCGCAGTGACAAAAACTGTAGGAACAGCTTTGAGCAGCAGTGGTATGACTAGCATTGCAGCCAATAGTGTGCCGCCCGTTAGCAGTGCAGCGCCTAAGCCAACCTCCTGGGCTGCCATTGCCAGAAAACCTGCCAAACCTCAACCGAAACTCAAACCCAAGGGCAGCGTGGGGATCGGGGGCTCCGCCGTGCCACCACCTCCTATAAAACACAACATGAATATTGGAACTTGGGATGAAAAGGGGTCAGTGGTAAAGGCTCCAGCAGCCCAACCAGTTCTGCCTCCTCAGACTCTAGTCCAGCAGCCTCAGCCGTTAATTCAGCCACCACCATTGGTGCAAGGCCAGCTGCCCCCGCCGCAGCCGCAGCCACAGCCGGGAGCGCAGCCGCAGGCCCAGCCTCACCAAGCAcagccgcagccgcagccgcagccgcTGCAGAATCGCTGGCTCGCTCCTCGGAACAGGGGGGCGGGCTTCCACCAGAACAGTGGAGGGGGAGGTGAAAACTTTGGTTTAGGTGTTGTTCCTGCCAGTGCTTCACCTTCAAGTGTAGAAGTGCATCCAGTGCTGGAAAAGCTAAAGGCCATAAACAACTACAATCCCAAAGACTTTGACTGGAACCTGAAGAACGGACGGGTGTTTATAATTAAAAGCTATTCTGAGGATGACATTCACCGTTCCATTAAGTACTCTATCTGGTGTAGTACTGAGCATGGTAATAAGCGTTTGGATGCCGCTTACCGTTCCCTGAATGGGAAGGGCCCACTCTATTTGCTCTTCAGCGTGAATGGCAGTGGACATTTTTGTGGAGTGGCTGAGATGAAGTCTGTTGTGGACTATAACGCGTATGCCGGTGTCTGGTCTCAGGATAAGTGGAAGGGCAAATTTGAAGTTAAATGGATCTTTGTCAAAGATGTTCCCAATAACCAGTTACGGCATATTCGCTTAGAAAATAATGACAACAAACCAGTTACCAATTCAAGGGACACCCAAGAGGTACCCCTAGAAAAAGCTAAGCAAGTGCTTAAAATAATTGCTACTTTCAAGCACACCACCTCAATCTTTGATGACTTTGCACATTATGAAAAGCGTcaagaagaggaggaagccaTGCGTAGggagagaaatagaaacaaacaataa